In Panulirus ornatus isolate Po-2019 chromosome 40, ASM3632096v1, whole genome shotgun sequence, a single window of DNA contains:
- the LOC139761504 gene encoding m7GpppN-mRNA hydrolase-like — MAEFRPHQVLISEEVMDHIYAQFFRDAPESELKDVYRFCYRLQQARWYYIEECAETRQDQKIDLFSFGEQLVSHPQISPPPGDLHSHILYYKEYKTHIPTYGAIMISDDHSQVLLVQAQKSRKWGFPKGKIEDGESPEDCAVREVMEETGYDISGKVDVNHYLERQIGPHTVGLYIIPGVPLDTKFTPGSKWEIRELRWFPLYELPTHKNDWYYQGQHGSSNKFYVARPFIKDIQYWVRRHITNEFERRRQPTV; from the coding sequence ATGGCAGAATTCAGACCACATCAAGTCTTGATCTCCGAGGAGGTGATGGACCATATCTATGCCCAATTCTTCCGGGATGCACCAGAATCCGAGCTGAAGGACGTGTACCGATTCTGCTATCGTCTCCAGCAGGCTCGATGGTATTACATTGAAGAGTGTGCAGAAACACGGCAAGACCAGAAAATAGACCTCTTCTCATTTGGAGAACAACTTGTAAGTCACCCACAGATATCCCCACCCCCTGGTGATCTCCACAGCCATATATTGTACTACAAGGAGTATAAAACCCACATACCAACATATGGGGCCATAATGATCAGTGACGACCATTCCCAAGTCCTCCTAGTCCAGGCACAAAAGTCTAGGAAATGGGGATTTCCCAAAGGGAAAATTGAAGATGGGGAATCCCCTGAGGACTGCGCAGTACGAGAGGTCATGGAGGAAACTGGTTACGATATTTCCGGTAAAGTGGACGTAAACCATTATTTGGAAAGACAAATAGGTCCTCACACAGTCGGTCTTTACATCATACCAGGAGTCCCGCTCGACACTAAGTTTACCCCAGGCAGCAAGTGGGAGATAAGAGAACTGAGATGGTTCCCCTTGTACGAACTCCCCACTCACAAAAATGACTGGTATTATCAAGGGCAACACGGTTCCTCCAACAAGTTCTATGTTGCCCGACCTTTCATTAAGGATATCCAGTATTGGGTGCGAAGGCACATCACCAATGAGTTTGAGAGACGTCGCCAGCCAACCGTGTGA